The following proteins come from a genomic window of Pseudochaenichthys georgianus chromosome 17, fPseGeo1.2, whole genome shotgun sequence:
- the ccl20a.3 gene encoding C-C motif chemokine 20a.3, with product MVSIKASVMVITLLTICLLATNASPVCCRNYMKTKIPFLKIKGYSVQTVTGLCPISAIIFHTKKGKACTDPALNWVMYYVDRLRNKARMVHMKSTQAGI from the exons ATGGTGTCAATCAAAGCTTCAGTGATGGTGATCACACTGCTCACCATTTGTCTGCTGGCCACAAATGCATCTCCAG TATGTTGTCGAAATTACATGAAAACCAAAATACCATTTCTTAAAATCAAGGGGTACTCTGTCCAGACAGTCACAGGGCTGTGTCCTATCAGTGCCATCAT TTTCCACACAAAGAAGGGTAAAGCATGCACCGACCCTGCTTTGAACTGGGTGATGTACTATGTTGACCGTTTAAG GAATAAAGCACGAATGGTTCACATGAAGTCCACACAGGCTGGTATTTGA
- the ticam1 gene encoding TIR domain-containing adapter molecule 1, which yields MSHVEQESQGTGLRDVFDIVIKAPPNRLLSLTFQLGESPQDHIIHSLCLIVLQKEERALNKLQMLKNNFLAQLLAEKWQMSAGKLEDFATRCGHSQEFTGESLALLARIFKVLSEQRLCDTSLRNLAYKRALSSDNQETSNCEYLEYDKFREEAKVVCGPQFAEWLSSSKKPMSDQDPHGPPDKESTTLKVDLSQDQCERAYSLPSPLQATSSMPSYPTHLEISLPPTASYNSVTPETSGASEINTPALVVGESQTSQPESSEPPMFGAKKPLKMEGAAEGGELDSLITRKETLHQTSKPTTEPTFALPTATSHSKMPAPKEVHESEGAELEEEPIFYAFVIFHAAEDADVAESMKERLEEVIHIEGATFSEGFAVPGRSTLRSVEDAINNSAYIVLLLTRNFDRMQMMEADSALVNSIYKTHKYGTVIPLLPRENSLPKDSFPMVLKTINTLDENRNFERKVRRVFSPTQIKKQRAIWNTEQKVKMQMQRQETLKNLNRYQKQLIRECTKAELLQKDNLRLLLEQQLHLGTRGPPEQPHIHINNAKYIMIGNDSRMNVGSDGHADTDDSINRDEDCS from the coding sequence ATGAGTCACGTGGAACAAGAAAGTCAGGGTACAGGACTGAGAGACGTCTTCGACATAGTGATCAAAGCACCGCCGAATCGACTGCTAAGTCTGACATTCCAGTTGGGTGAGTCTCCGCAAGATCATATCATACATTCCCTATGTCTGATCGTTCTCCAGAAAGAGGAGCGGGCCCTGAACAAACTCCAGATGCTGAAAAACAACTTCCTTGCTCAACTTCTGGCTGAAAAGTGGCAGATGAGTGCAGGCAAATTAGAAGATTTTGCCACTCGTTGTGGTCATTCGCAAGAGTTTACAGGAGAATCTTTGGCACTGTTGGCTCGTATTTTCAAGGTTTTATCAGAACAGAGGCTTTGTGATACAAGTCTGAGAAATCTGGCGTATAAGAGAGCCCTTTCAAGTGACAATCAGGAAACAAGCAACTGTGAGTACCTGGAGTACGACAAGTTTAGGGAGGAAGCTAAAGTTGTCTGTGGGCCTCAGTTTGCAGAGTGGTTGAGCTCTTCGAAGAAACCGATGTCTGACCAGGATCCCCATGGCCCCCCggataaagaaagtacaactttaaaagtagacCTGTCTCAAGATCAGTGCGAGAGAGCTTACAGTCTGCCTAGTCCACTGCAGGCGACCTCTTCAATGCCCTCATATCCCACTCATCTGGAGATAAGTTTACCCCCAACAGCCTCATACAACAGCGTTACCCCAGAAACATCAGGTGCTTCCGAAATAAACACCCCTGCCCTCGTTGTTGGTGAATCTCAAACCTCTCAGCCTGAATCCAGTGAACCTCCGATGTTTGGTGCGAAGAAACCCTTAAAGATGGAGGGAGCCGCAGAGGGCGGTGAGTTGGACAGTCTTATCACTCGCAAAGAGACTCTTCACCAAACCTCCAAACCAACCACTGAACCAACCTTTGCATTACCCACCGCAACCAGTCATTCCAAGATGCCTGCTCCAAAGGAAGTGCATGAAAGTGAAGGTGCAGAGTTGGAGGAAGAGCCAATTTTTTACGCTTTTGTTATCTTCCACGCAGCTGAagatgcagatgtggctgaaagCATGAAGGAAAGGCTGGAAGAGGTCATTCATATTGAGGGTGCAACTTTTTCTGAGGGCTTTGCTGTTCCAGGGAGGAGCACTCTGAGGAGTGTGGAAGATGCTATCAACAACTCGGCCTACATTGTTCTGCTGCTTACCCGCAACTTTGACCGCATGCAAATGATGGAGGCAGACTCTGCTCTTGTTAACTCCATATATAAGACACACAAATATGGCACAGTTATTCCTCTCCTGCCAAGGGAGAACAGCCTGCCTAAAGATAGCTTCCCTATGGTTTTGAAGACAATAAATACACTCGACGAGAATAGGAACTTTGAAAGGAAAGTACGAAGGGTATTTTCTCCAACGCAAATTAAAAAACAGAGGGCAATCTGGAATACAGAGCAGAAAGTGAAAATGCAGATGCAGAGACAGGAGACTCTGAAGAATTTAAATAGGTACCAAAAGCAATTAATTCGTGAGTGTACAAAAGCAGAGCTGCTGCAGAAAGATAACCTGAGGCTTTTATTGGAACAGCAACTTCACCTCGGCACCAGAGGGCCACCAGAACAGCCACACATCCACATTAATAACGCTAAGTACATAATGATTGGTAATGACTCTCGAATGAACGTTGGTTCGGATGGACATGCAGACACAGATGATTCAATTAACAGAGATGAAGACTGCTCCTAA